One Phaseolus vulgaris cultivar G19833 chromosome 4, P. vulgaris v2.0, whole genome shotgun sequence DNA window includes the following coding sequences:
- the LOC137837157 gene encoding cystinosin homolog isoform X2: protein MVPWKSFPLEVTYQVFGWLAFLSWAVAGYPQIILNFRRKSVVGLSLDFALLNLTKQCSYLIYNASLYFSPVVQKQYFERYGYGQRGNQKFSYYSIAIAVVVWFSGAVCFFIALPSQSWLWLVSIFNLIQGIMSLVNYFPQTFLNFSRKSTNGLSIGTILLDFSGGVFNYSQMVVQSIDQDSWVNFHGNIGKVLISLVTIFYDSILICQHYVLYPDNKKGLPSKSSEEIRQPLICASPIDQEQINDSVISSHQSPPEV, encoded by the exons ATGGTTCCTTGGAAGTCATTTCCATTAGAAGTGACTTACCAAGTATTTGGTTGGTTAGCTTTTCTTTCATGGGCAGTTGCCGGCTACCCACAAATCATCCTCAATTTTCGTAGGAAAAG TGTGGTGGGATTAAGCTTGGATTTTGCGCTTCTTAACTTAACCAAGCAGTGTTCATATCTCATATACAATGCTTCCCTCTACTTTAGCCCTGTTGTTCAGAAGCAGTATTTTGAGAGGTATGGTTATGGACAG CGTGGAAATCAGAAATTTTCGTATTATTCCATTGCAATAGCTGTTGTTGTGTGGTTTTCTGGCGCTGTTTGCTTTTTCATAGCATTGCCTAGCCAATCCTGGCTTTGGCTAGTCTCCATCTTCAA CCTAATTCAAGGAATTATGAGCCTCGTCAATTATTTTCCACAG ACATTCCTGAACTTCTCGAGGAAGAGCACAAATGGATTGAGCATTGGCACTATTCTACTTGATTTTTCTGGAGGTGTCTTTAATTATTCACAAATGGTTGTGCAGTCCATAGACCAAG ATTCCTGGGTGAACTTCCATGGAAACATTGGGAAAGTACTTATATCCTTG GTAACAATATTCTATGATTCTATCTTAATATGTCAACATTATGTTCTGTACCCTGATAACAAGAAAGGGCTTCCTTCTAAAAGTTCTGAAGAAATCAGGCAACCACTAATCTGTGCAAGTCCAATTGATCAAGAACAAATCAATGATTCAGTTATATCTTCACATCAATCTCCACCAGAAGTTTGA
- the LOC137837156 gene encoding uncharacterized protein produces MKGNIYPNLIRVFYTNLKFVGNNLVSHVKGVDMEITHEVWTVVTGLKYVGLRINKGNIGVVEDFNKIQYYKSCFKNPQAQARTCFVGGLKLNERLLALIVTCILTPRGRNHYVLTEEDLIYIYYIMSKVKINWIHIIKEHMQKSMRLSDYHYPYAILISKILNYFEVDLEEETSELVKSTHEVNNGSLCKMGFIKIGGRWVSKDGEHGGSSSGAHVEHDEEDQKVAEGADVDAQDEDQPAANIGVGTSAENQGNRILSRSPFERFMVNRLDSFAENQRNLHDLCATNFHNFDNRFRSMDTRFQTLDE; encoded by the coding sequence ATGAAAGGGAACATTTATCCTAATCTTATTCgggttttctacaccaacttaAAGTTTGTTGgcaacaaccttgtttctcatgtcaaaGGTGTGGATATGGAGATTACTCATGAGGTATGGACTGTTGTAACTGGTTTAAAGTATGTTGGGctgagaatcaacaaagggaatATTGGTGtagtggaagatttcaacaagattcAGTATTATAAAAGTTGTTTTAAGAATCCTCAAGCACAAGCAAGAACTTGTTTTGTTGGAGGGTTGAAGTTGAATGAAAGGTTGTtggctctcattgtaacttgtatTCTAACACCAAGAGGGAGAAATCATTATGTTCTCACTGAGGAAGATCTTATCTACATATACTACATTATGAGCAAAGTCAAGATAAATTGGATCCATATCATCAAGGAACACATGCAGAaatctatgaggttaagtgactatcattatCCTTATGCCATCTTAATTTCTAAAATCTTAAACTATTTTGAAGTAGATCTTGAGGAAGAAACATCTGAATTAGTGAAATCAACACatgaagtgaacaatggttcactatgcaagatgggttttatcaagattggtggaagatgggtaagcaaggatggtgaacatggtggttcctcaagtggtgcACATGTTGAacatgatgaagaagatcaaaaagTTGCTGAAGGTGCTGATGTAGATGCTCAAGATGAAGATCAACCTGCTGCTAACATAGGTGTTGGAACAAGTGCTGAAAATCAAGGAAATAGAATTCTCTCAAGGTCTCCTTTTGAGAGATTCATGGTCAATAGGTTGGacagctttgctgaaaatcaaaggaatcttcatgatctttgtgCTACAAACTTTCATAACTTTGACAACAGATTTCGAAGCATGGATACACGTTTTCAGACCCTTGATGAATAG
- the LOC137838243 gene encoding uncharacterized protein, producing MWDTLEVTHEGTNDVKRARKHTLIQEYEMFRMLKGESIVEVQKRFTHIVNHLMSLGKIFDKEELNIKIIKCLDRSWQPKVTAISESKDLTCLTIASLFGKLREHELEMNRLCVQESEDKHVRNIALKAAKKKNKQDSSDESEGETLSLLSQKFNKFLKRNRNKESNKERYGNKKTSDFNPNNYTCFGCGEQGHMKSECPNKEGKEK from the coding sequence atgtgggatactctagagGTCACCCATGAAGGGACTAATGATGTGAAAAGGgcaaggaaacatactctaatacaagagtatgagatgttcagaatgctcaaaggagAATCAATTGTTGAAGTGCAAAAGAGATTCACTCACATAGTCAATCATCTTATGAGTCTTGGAAAAATCTTTGACAAGGaggagttgaacatcaagattataaagtgtcttgatagatcttggcaaccaaaAGTTACTGCCATCTCTGAGTCTAAAGATTTGACATGCTTAACCATAGcctccttgtttggaaagcttagagaacatgagttggagatgaatagactctgtgttcaagaaagtgaagacaagcatgtaaggaacatagccttgaaagctgccaagaagaaaaataaacaagactcaagtgatgaaagtgagggAGAAACTCTAAGTTTGCTATcccaaaaattcaacaaatttttgaagagaaaccgcaacaaagaatccaacaaagaaaggtatggaaacaagaaaactagtgattttaaTCCTAACAATtacacttgttttggttgtggagaACAAGGGCATATGAAATCTgaatgcccaaataaagaaggcaaGGAAAAATAG
- the LOC137837157 gene encoding cystinosin homolog isoform X1, whose product MVPWKSFPLEVTYQVFGWLAFLSWAVAGYPQIILNFRRKSVVGLSLDFALLNLTKQCSYLIYNASLYFSPVVQKQYFERYGYGQIIPVAANDVAFSSYAVILLLIIFSQIAMFDRGNQKFSYYSIAIAVVVWFSGAVCFFIALPSQSWLWLVSIFNLIQGIMSLVNYFPQTFLNFSRKSTNGLSIGTILLDFSGGVFNYSQMVVQSIDQDSWVNFHGNIGKVLISLVTIFYDSILICQHYVLYPDNKKGLPSKSSEEIRQPLICASPIDQEQINDSVISSHQSPPEV is encoded by the exons ATGGTTCCTTGGAAGTCATTTCCATTAGAAGTGACTTACCAAGTATTTGGTTGGTTAGCTTTTCTTTCATGGGCAGTTGCCGGCTACCCACAAATCATCCTCAATTTTCGTAGGAAAAG TGTGGTGGGATTAAGCTTGGATTTTGCGCTTCTTAACTTAACCAAGCAGTGTTCATATCTCATATACAATGCTTCCCTCTACTTTAGCCCTGTTGTTCAGAAGCAGTATTTTGAGAGGTATGGTTATGGACAG ATAATTCCTGTTGCAGCTAATGATGTTGCTTTCTCTAGTTATGCAGTCATATTACTTCTAATTATATTTTCCCAAATTGCTATGTTTGAT CGTGGAAATCAGAAATTTTCGTATTATTCCATTGCAATAGCTGTTGTTGTGTGGTTTTCTGGCGCTGTTTGCTTTTTCATAGCATTGCCTAGCCAATCCTGGCTTTGGCTAGTCTCCATCTTCAA CCTAATTCAAGGAATTATGAGCCTCGTCAATTATTTTCCACAG ACATTCCTGAACTTCTCGAGGAAGAGCACAAATGGATTGAGCATTGGCACTATTCTACTTGATTTTTCTGGAGGTGTCTTTAATTATTCACAAATGGTTGTGCAGTCCATAGACCAAG ATTCCTGGGTGAACTTCCATGGAAACATTGGGAAAGTACTTATATCCTTG GTAACAATATTCTATGATTCTATCTTAATATGTCAACATTATGTTCTGTACCCTGATAACAAGAAAGGGCTTCCTTCTAAAAGTTCTGAAGAAATCAGGCAACCACTAATCTGTGCAAGTCCAATTGATCAAGAACAAATCAATGATTCAGTTATATCTTCACATCAATCTCCACCAGAAGTTTGA